A section of the Zymoseptoria tritici IPO323 chromosome 9, whole genome shotgun sequence genome encodes:
- a CDS encoding putative major facilitator superfamily transporter (MFS-MDR transporter belonging to the DHA2 subfamily. These type of MFS transporters are implicated in MDR and secretion of fungal secondary metabolites.), whose product MHTAFSEKHDPISLSGALTSSHRDTLICPDSIELQVPIKELHNGVHGTTLTTQKTRDEPTSSVPNTSSDLHSSRTLSRTRSVVVVATMTGLMVLNSMGSGILIAATPRIASDLGLSQAMILWPAAVYSLAAGCLLLIFGAAADAIGVKQVWLAGGFLYTFFTLAIGFAQTGAQMIAFRALSGVAIAMCMPTSVSLITNTFPSGPWRNTAFAMNGMGQPLGYAVGLVLGGILTDTVGWRWAYYMMTIVSFCLTTAAFGALPRVPRHSDKPWRQQLLEDIDWIGAFVMSAGLGLLFYALATVASSYESIRSAKSIAILILSIGLLAAFPFWMQFCERHHRPALIPNKLWQQASFTTACIAVFVCWASLIGIEYFTMLYFQQVEGITALQASIRFLGEVVTGIVGNIATAYLVSVVEIRYLAVVTALVTMVGPPLMATVEIGENYWYRPFWALLLAPVNTDVLFTVSNLIIADAFPGSFQSLAGGVFAEVTQLGNACGLAVTAAIAASVSDRQTQASGTELSLAEKREALMTGFRAVFWTVFAGTSIVAVVCSVGFRRGGIVGKKRD is encoded by the exons ATGCATACCGCATTCAGTGAGAAACACGATCCGATATCGCTTTCTGGAGCACTCACCAGCTCTCATCGGGATACTTTAATCTGTCCCGACAGTATCGAGCTGCAAGTTCCCATCAAAGAACTTCATAATGGCGTGCATGGGACCACTCTTACGACCCAGAAGACTCGCGATGAGCCCACCTCGTCAGTGCCCAACACCTCTTCGGATCTACACAGTTCACGCACACTCTCCCGTACTCGATCCGTTGTGGTGGTAGCTACCATGACCGGCCTGATGGTGCTCAATTCAATGGGCTCAggcatcctcatcgccgcgACTCCTCGCATCGCCTCTGATCTAGGCCTCTCGCAAGCCATGATCCTCTGGCCTGCAGCCGTTTACTCCCTGGCCGCCGGGTGCCTCTTGCTCATCTTCGGCGCGGCCGCCGATGCCATTGGCGTCAAGCAAGTCTGGCTGGCGGGCGGGTTCCTGTATACCTTCTTCACCCTTGCCATCGGCTTTGCGCAGACGGGCGCGCAGATGATCGCCTTTCGCGCGCTTTCTGGCGTGGCGATCGCGATGTGTATGCCGACGTCGGTGAGCCTGATTACCAACACATTTCCATCAGGTCCTTGGCGCAACACG GCGTTTGCGATGAACGGGATGGGTCAGCCGCTGGGTTACGCCGTGGGACTGGTCCTGGGCGGCATCCTGACGGACACGGTGGGCTGGCGGTGGGCATACTACATGATGACCATTGTGAGTTTCTGCCTGACGACCGCAGCGTTTGGAGCTTTGCCGAGGGTTCCTCGCCATTCAGACAAGCCGTGGAGGCAGCAGCTGCTCGAGGACATCGACTGGATCGGTGCCTTCGTCATGAGTGCAGGACTCGGATTACTATTCTACGCCTTGGCAACGGTGGCGAGCTCGTACGAGAGCATCCGCAGCGCGAAGTCAATTGCGATCTTGATCCTTTCGATCGGCCTATTGGCAGCATTTCCGTTCTGGATGCAGTTCTGCGAGAGACATCACCGACCCGCATTGATTCCTAACAAGTTGTGGCAACAGGCGAGCTTCACCACCGCTTGCATCGCTGTGTTCGTCTGCTGGGCAAGTCTGATAGGCATCGAGTACTTCACTATGCTTTA TTTCCAGCAAGTCGAAGGCATCACCGCGTTACAAGCCTCCATTCGCTTCCTCGGGGAAGTCGTAACGGGTATCGTCGGCAACATCGCAACCGCATACCTAGTGTCCgtcgtcgagattcgctaTCTGGCCGTTGTCACCGCGCTTGTGACCATGGTCGGTCCACCACTCATGGCCACGGTCGAGATTGGCGAGAATTACTGGTACAGGCCGTTTTGGGCATTGTTGCTTGCGCCCGTGAATACAGACG TCCTCTTCACCGTCTCGAATCTGATCATAGCCGACGCCTTTCCGGGCTCATTTCAATCCCTCGCAGGTGGCGTTTTCGCGGAAGTCACGCAACTGGGAAACGCTTGTGGTCTTGCCGTAACGGCCGCCATTGCCGCGAGCGTCTCTGATCGGCAAACTCAGGCGTCAGGGACTGAACTCTCTTTGGCAGAGAAAAGGGAGGCTTTGATGACGGGGTTCCGAGCGGTGTTCTGGACGGTGTTCGCTGGCACGTCGATTGTCGCTGTGGTCTGTTCGGTAGGGTTTAGAAGGGGAGGAATAGTTGGGAAGAAGAGAGACTGA